The Fusarium oxysporum Fo47 chromosome II, complete sequence genome includes a region encoding these proteins:
- a CDS encoding general substrate transporter: MPKSIVKYPYVWLCCGFAALGACLYGYEGVYFTGVSTLDVFVRDFGTRGDDGEFHISPQNLAVMTSMINVGELVGSLLAAPLNDLFGRKGSLFTGSVAVVVGVVMQLSTTSSRPLITAGRAVSGFGVGTFSVTSPLYMGEIAPESLRSPLLMCWQLVLSISQIIAAGINRSVIHNDTSFAYRFPIGFQLIFPLILFFGITWLPESPRWLLRRGRHDKAMRSLRLLHHEDKHYDAKPVMQNIEEDLEKESSSEIESAWIQLITDPIERRKVIYSAGALIAQQINGIQWFYYFGTIFSKAIGLKDPFLMTLIVFIIQVFVVLAAVLLANKIPRRPLLLITTGVMTVSIFVVGCLGIPGGTPSETVGKVIISFVIIEIVAFNFAWGPLGWTIASEMAVGRNRNKIYAVAVASFWVTVWATVFTLPYLYYSANLGPKTGFVYTGLCFVTLTYVYFCVGEVTGRSMEEINGFFRDGIPARHWKKQPFVEAQRDHQVNLVEVQGHEKTANR, translated from the exons ATGCCGAAAAGCATCGTCAAGTATCCCTACGTCTGGCTGTGCTGCGGCTTCGCTGCCCTCGGGGCTTGTCTGTACGGCTACGAGGGCGTATACTTTACCGGAGTTTCGACTCTCG ATGTCTTTGTTCGCGACTTTGGAACGCGgggtgatgatggcgaaTTCCACATCTCTCCCCAGAATCTAGCTGTCATGACGAGCATGATCAATGTGGGCGAGTTAGTGGGATCGTTGTTAGCAGCACCGTTAAACGATCTATTCGGCCGAAAGGGCTCGCTCTTCACCGGCTCCGTTGCCGTGGTCGTTGGTGTTGTAATGCAGCTCTCTACGACTTCGAGTCGTCCTCTTATCACCGCCGGTAGAGCCGTATCCGGGTTTGGGGTGGGAACCTTTTCGGTAACTTCGCCTTTGTACATGGGA GAAATAGCGCCGGAGTCTTTGAGAAGTCCCCTTCTTATGTGCTGGCAGCTTGTTTTGTCTATCTCACAGATCATCGCTGCTGGTATCAACAGGAGTGTTATTCACAACGACACGAGCTTTGCATATCGATTTCCAATTGGATTTCAGCTTATCTTCCCATTGATTCTATTTTTCGGAATTACATGGCTTCCAGAATCGCCGCGTTGGCTGCTCCGTCGTGGTCGTCATGACAAAGCGATGCGTTCTCTCCGCTTACTTCACCATGAAGACAAGCACTACGACGCCAAACCCGTGATGCAAAATAtcgaagaagatctcgaaaAAGAAAGTTCTAGTGAAATCGAAAGTGCGTGGATTCAACTAATCACAGATCCGATTGAACGTCGCAAAGTGATCTACAGTGCCGGTGCCCTGATCGCCCAGCAGATCAACGGAATCCAATGGTTTTACTACTTCGgcaccatcttctccaaagCAATTGGACTCAAAGACCCGTTTCTAATGACACTTATTGTATTCATCATTCAGGTCTTTGTCGTCCTTGCGGCGGTGTTGCTGGCCAACAAGATCCCACGACGACCTCTTTTGCTGATCACCACGGGCGTTATGACAGTGTCTATCTTTGTGGTAGGATGCCTGGGTATTCCAGGTGGAACTCCAAGTGAAACTGTAGGGAAAGTGATTATCAGTTTTGTGATTATTGAGATTGTAGCCTTTAATTTTGCTTGGGGTCCCCTTGGCTGGACTATT GCTTCCGAAATGGCCGTTGGAAGAAACCGAAACAAAATCTACGCAGTCGCAGTCGCTTCTTTCTGGGTCACGGTCTGGGCTACCGTCTTCACCCTACCATACCTCTACTACTCCGCCAACCTCGGTCCCAAGACAGGCTTCGTATATACAGGCTTATGCTTCGTCACGTTGACTTACGTATACTTCTGCGTCGGCGAAGTTACAGGCCGCAGTATGGAGGAGATAAACGGCTTCTTTCGTGATGGTATCCCTGCACGACATTGGAAGAAGCAGCCGTTCGTTGAAGCCCAGAGAGATCACCAAGTCAACCTCGTTGAGGTACAGGGACACGAAAAGACAGCGAATCGCTGA